In one window of Tenrec ecaudatus isolate mTenEca1 chromosome 3, mTenEca1.hap1, whole genome shotgun sequence DNA:
- the LOC142443736 gene encoding fibroblast growth factor-binding protein 1-like: MRIQSLALLSCLLLVTRELLVEGKKDRGRKKERDGGQRSQPQARLAKGRFVTPDQTQCRWMEVEEGGGAMLKVECRRAENQFSCFFAGNPDSCPEFANKKRVYWRQIGRSLGKLASPCEDARTVLKTRLCKKNFPEAQLRMVNSTLIQKKDPESKPMALPTNAALPKPTVAAKTKETVPAETQRPAMGTKDPHCEQDPDVQYQRKLIEEYCGESWGSFCKFFLSMIQENPCM, from the coding sequence ATGAGGATCCAGAGCCTCGCCCTGCTGTCCTGTCTCCTTCTGGTGACCCGGGAGCTCTTGGTGGAAGGCAAAAAGGACAGAGGCCGGAAGAAGGAGCGTGATGGAGGACAGAGAAGTCAACCCCAAGCGCGCCTGGCGAAGGGCCGCTTTGTCACCCCAGACCAAACGCAATGCAGATggatggaggtggaggagggcGGTGGGGCCATGCTGAAGGTTGAGTGCCGCCGAGCAGAGAACCAGTTCAGCTGCTTCTTTGCAGGCAATCCAGACTCGTGTCCAGAGTTTGCCAACAAAAAGAGAGTCTACTGGAGACAGATCGGCCGGTCCCTGGGGAAACTGGCAAGCCCCTGTGAGGACGCCCGGACGGTACTCAAGACCAGGCTGTGCAAGAAGAACTTTCCAGAAGCCCAGCTCAGGATGGTGAACTCTACTCTGATCCAAAAGAAGGACCCGGAGAGCAAACCGATGGCCCTCCCTACCAACGCTGCCCTCCCAAAGCCAACGGTAGCTGCTAAGACCAAAGAAACCGTCCCAGCAGAAACCCAACGGCCAGCCATGGGCACCAAAGACCCCCATTGTGAGCAGGACCCAGATGTCCAGTACCAGAGGAAATTGATTGAGGAGTACTGTGGGGAGTCCTGGGGCTCTTTCTGCAAATTCTTCCTCAGCATGATACAGGAAAACCCGTGCATGTGA